The Vigna radiata var. radiata cultivar VC1973A chromosome 6, Vradiata_ver6, whole genome shotgun sequence DNA segment AGGACAACGGCTGACCGCGGTTAGTTAACTCCCTCGTCACCATTGCATTAACCCATCATCAGAGCATTAACCTTAATTGTTCAGGTCCACGTGGCATCCAAGGAAACATCCTACTAAAGATCAACGGTTCCAGTTTCACATACTTACCTAAACTCACTTAACCATGGTTAAGTTGGTCAATTACGAAAATGCCTCCGAAGAAGAAGTTAATGACGAGCAAACCATGCGTTAAGGACTATAAGAGAAGCCTCGGAGAGTCGCTAGGTTTGCCGAACCAACTCCTCAAACGAGACTTAGAAAGAGAAGAATACAAAAAAGTCCTTTTTGCCCTTTGTCTTTCTGCTTTCTTTCGTTGTTTTCCTGTGTTCTTGTTTCTGAATGGCGAGTTCTTCCAGAACAACAAAATCTAGCGGACTAGTGCTTCGTTCTTCTCTCTTACCTTCTACCAAATTCTGTTCTTATTCAACGTCAAACGCACAGTTTCGTTCGTCTTCGTCAAGCTTCTTCGACAATTCTCACTCGCACGTGCCGCAACGTTCGACTTCCCCGACGCGTGTCAACGTAATCAGCACGGCGCCATCTCCCTCCGTCCGGTTTGCCCTCGACCGGTCTATCTCCCCGAGCCGGACCGTGTCGAGCCACGTAATCGTCAAGAAACACCACCGCCACGTTACGGTTCAGAAGAAAACGTGCATGTGTTCCCCTACCAATCATCCCGGTTCGTTCCGGTGCAGTCTCCACAAGAACAGTCAACACGCACCGGCTGGTTCGTTCCCCTCAAATCGACTCAATATGCGCCGGTCCGCGATGAAAAACTCGCTCGTCAGAATCGGAGGCGTCGAAGGTGAGTGGGTGAAACGCGCTCTCACTGCGTTGATTCGTCCTTCTTCGCACCAACAGAGGAGAAGATCAGCCTTCGAACCGAGACCGAGTCGTCTCTCGATCATGTCAAAATCCCACGAAGATCTGTAAATTTCTTATCTCTCTCATTACAGGTTTTGAATCGCCTTGGGAGGATTCTCCAGTTGCGTTGCTGGAAGATTTTTGCGTAGATCTAAGAAGCTGGACTCCAAGAATTGGTTATTGTACATAACATTTGCTATGGAAGGAGAATTTTggacaatttattttcaattaaaatgcaacaaaaataaactaaaaacaataaaGGTTAATAACCTCAATTAACATACTCTGATTCGCACCATTTCAATTTTCAGAATTCCAGTTAACAATGGAATTGACGGAGTTTATTATGTTTGCCGTTGCCATTAATGTTCCATCGCGTCTGTGTGATGATTTCGTCGTGGCTGCTGTTGCCGTTGACTCCGGTTATCTTTCGTCCCCTTTTTTTTGTGTTGGGTGGAAggtattttctttatttttaatatttttattattttctatatttatttaattgtaagtTTGGTTGTGCAGCTGTTTGGTGCAGGGGCTTTCATCGTGGAGCCAGATgggacattttaaaatatttaataaaaaaattgaatatttaaaaaaaaaatttattgtttctcctacttaaattttttattttcatttaatattatcttatttactctctattcttttcttttttgaaaagtattaaactttatatttttataacttttttatttttttaatcatatattaaatgaatgtaaaattatattatgatattaaaatttttaaaaaatacattttaataaaatgacacatgttaaaatattgtcaaaaatattatgaaaatatcgTTATCCATTATCAAATTTCTAAACTGAATATTCGGGTGGTATTATTTCCTTCAAGATAAAAACCAACCATCCACTTCACCATccaaactaataatttttaattatatttattttattttttaacttaaaatcttaatgtatattattatattattaaagtgaGTTATAAAGGACGAATAATTTTATAAGAGTGTAAATAGTTTTTTCCTATTCTTCAAGTACGCTCCATTGATACTTTCatgattttattgaataaacAGTTTTTACTTTTTGCAGGAAGTTTGTTCAGTTCACGTAAGAAGGTACGATGTTATTGAATGGTAGGAAAAAATAACGTGACAGTTCACATGAAAAGTACGACAATATTATTAGATTCTAGAAAACCAAGAAAACGAGATAGTAGAAGAAGATGACACATTACCtacaatttgaaaatttgtataGTAGGTTACGTacaaatatcaaaaaataaaaaataagatttaaacttttctttttttttttatatcataaaaattgaaggttgacatttttaaaaatagaaattaaactaaacatgaaaatttaacttagaaaaaaaaaatttaaacttaaaatgaaCTATCCTAATAATTAGTTGGAGGAGAAATAAAATAGGAAAACTAATTAAgtgataaatagaataaaaataaaaagttggagtaaaagttatttcttttaaaaatattaaatattttttattgcttttggTTTAGTGTTTGGATTTTTGGATTCATATTTTGGacgtaaaataaattattacataaattgTGAAATTTTGTTCAATCGTAATTCGATTTTAAACTTTATGAATATTATGAATAATGTTAGGATTACAATTTAGAGAATATTTTCCATTCACATattggataaaaaataataatactttaacaacattttctgataatattttaacacctaataaattaaattatatttttccctaaaatagttttttaagtGTTTGCAAATTCAAATAATTGCTGAAATAATTACAAGATCTGTTCTCTTTTCTCACATCTCTTTTAAAAGTTTGCGAAAATCATCAAGTCATTGCTAATATAATCACACAATCTgatctctttcctttttttctgcTCAAAATTCGATATATGTTGACCTTTTATCATGATACTTATTTATGGAAAAATTGTTCGAAATTCAGTCACTCAAGTCAAATTTTGAGATaaaacttttttacaaaaaaatatttttaaaacaaattaacgtaaaattaaaaattttaaaattttaattattcatacaataaatactttttatttattatataaattaataattttttgttattaaaaatgaaatagtttttatttatttttaataagttaaatttacttttattaataattttagtattgaaattaaatttaatattattaaattatatttaaaagttaacatataaatatcaataaatttaaattacattcaaaaatatattattgtaaaaataatcatatgttataaatatattatttttagaaagtaACATTAtgaaatacaatataatttaaatgtgGTGAAGACAGttagaagaataagaaaaagcaaCAATATAAACGgtaaagaaagataaagaaaatctcaatatttaagaattatatataaaattagaacgttactcttaattttttaatcttttaaaattctaaaaatcatattatttttaatctcttaaaattttaatctattagtgttatttttcatttttaaaatttttattctaatttaaaaccACTTctaatactaaattaaaaatacttattaaaaatgtaaattttaataaaaatattcgtctaacatttataaaaataattcagtttaatttcaatttgaaaaaaaaaatgtttcattttaaaaaaataaaactaaattgaacaaaataattaggaaccaaa contains these protein-coding regions:
- the LOC111241887 gene encoding uncharacterized protein LOC111241887 isoform X1, with translation MASSSRTTKSSGLVLRSSLLPSTKFCSYSTSNAQFRSSSSSFFDNSHSHVPQRSTSPTRVNVISTAPSPSVRFALDRSISPSRTVSSHVIVKKHHRHVTVQKKTCMCSPTNHPGSFRCSLHKNSQHAPAGSFPSNRLNMRRSAMKNSLVRIGGVEGEWVKRALTALIRPSSHQQRRRSAFEPRPSRLSIMSKSHEDLIPVNNGIDGVYYVCRCH
- the LOC111241887 gene encoding uncharacterized protein LOC111241887 isoform X2 produces the protein MASSSRTTKSSGLVLRSSLLPSTKFCSYSTSNAQFRSSSSSFFDNSHSHVPQRSTSPTRVNVISTAPSPSVRFALDRSISPSRTVSSHVIVKKHHRHVTVQKKTCMCSPTNHPGSFRCSLHKNSQHAPAGSFPSNRLNMRRSAMKNSLVRIGGVEGFESPWEDSPVALLEDFCVDLRSWTPRIGYCT